AAAAGATGTGGGTAACTGGGTACAAGAGATAAGGAGCCACAAGGATGGCAGTAGTGGAAAGGCAGGAATAAGGACGCAGGCTTCAAAGTAGAGAGGAGACGGTGCCATCGAATAGGCCAGAGAAGGCTAGGACACGAGCATGTTTTCTGGGGAAGATCAACATGTACTCCTGAAGGTACAGGGCTCATTTGAGATACTGAgatggggagaagagggagaacaCACATGCCTGTTGTGTTTGAAGTGATGAATGTTCTTAGCTCTGTCATTTGGGGTTTTGGCTCTAGGTGTCAGTATGAACCAGACTGCAAAGACAGCTGTGGTGTCACCCCTTTTATGGATGCAATTCAGTGTGGACACATCGACATAGCCAGACTGCTCCTCAAAAAGCATGAGGTATAAAAATGGGTTTGTTTTATTCCTGTGGTTCTTCCTACAAATTTTAGATTAAAGGATAAGAATCTGAATCATTATTCAGAttctaggttcaaatcccagctctggcAAGTTCCCCTCATGGTACCCCTTGGCCTCTTTAAGCATCAGTATATCATTTTCCCTTCTATAATATGGGAACAAATTCCATTTATTCAGGAGGTTCCTACAGGGATGAAATAATATCATGTACACAGAGCAGTTAGCAAgttaagtattcaataaatagtagGTCTTTGatagtaataatagtaacaaaCTGACTCTTACAGTGCTTTTGACACTATAGCATGGAACataggcttttttaaaaaaaagatatacatgagagtagagtgtattttgacacattttacCCACACAGAGTATAacgtattctaattaggaccccattcttgtggtcatatgtgatgtggagttacactcattgtgtattcatatatgaacagaggaaagttatgtccacttctatctttcctattcccatccccacttcctttccttcattcccctttgtctaatccaatgaacttccatTATTCCCTAatcccccttattgtgtgttagcatccacatatccacatatcagagagaacatttggcctttcgtTTTTTGGGgctagcttacttcacttagcatgatattctccagttccttccatttactggcaaatgccataatttcattcttctttatggctgagtaatattccattatgtatatgtaccacatttttcttaaggTAGGTTTGCCCtgggggcacctaggttggtttcataacttggctattgtgaattgaactgctataaacattgatgtggctgcatttctATAGTAtacagattttaagtcctttgagtaccaaggagtgggataactgggtcaaatgatggttccattccaagttttctaagggaaCTCTgaactgctttccatactggttgcaccaatttgtaattCTATCATCAATGTGtaagtgaaccttttcccccacatcctcaccaacattcatGGTAACatttattgtattcttgataaatgcaattctgattggaatgagatggaatcttggtgtagttttaatttatatttctctaattgctggagatgttaaacattttttcatatattttttgaccattcgtatttcttcttctgtgaggtaCCTGTTcggtttctttgcccatttattgattggattatttgggttttgggtgttgagttttttttttacttctttatacatcctggagattaattctctacctgagatgcaggtggcaaagattttctcccactctatgggctttctcttcacattcttgtttcctttgctgtgaagaagaaatttattgatttcttgattttacttcatgatctttaggagtcttattgaggaagtccaTTCCTGAGCCGATATGGTGGAGaattgagcctactttttcttctaataggtgcaggtCTCTGGTCTAACACCTAGGTCCTTTGtccactttgaattgaattttgtgcagggtgagagatagggttcaatttcattctactacatatggatttccagttttctcggcacccatttgttgaacaggctatcttatctccaatgtatatttaataactatatttatgaaCACTGgctcttaaccttttttttttttttttttggttatggttagagtcCTTTAGACAAAAGCTCTGTATCCTCTGCCCAGAGAAACATAGACAACTAAGTAAATAAGTACTGCCAGATGTTATCAGGTATATGGACCCAGGTTTCTCTGCTGCTTACCTTTGCTCTTCCCTCCTGTCTCTTAGGCTTGCTTTTCAGCTGAGGATAGCCTGGGGTCCCAGGCTCTGCACAGGGCAGCAGTCACTGGGCAAGACGAAGCCATCCGATTCCTGGTGTCTGATCTTGGTGTTGATGTAGATACAAGAGCAACAACAACCCATCTCACAGCACTTCTTTTTGCAGCTAAGGTAGGTTTGTTCTCGTGATATTGTCTCTGCCTGTGTAGGCTTGCTTTATTCCATTTATTCCATTGGTCCTGCTTTGTTTGGCTCCATCTCTATGAAAGAAATTGCCCATGTTCCTGATTCCCAaatcctttctctctttaaatataaACCTGACTTTATGCCTCCCTTCCAACTTTTTTGTTTTCAGGAATAATGTTAATGTGATAAAGACTCATTGTATGCAGTTTATAACTCTCTAGTCTTACCCTGGAATTCAGAAGTTAAGATCTTTAACTGAAGCAAAGTAATTGTATTTACTGCTCTCTCCAATGTAAAAGCACTGAAGATAAGCAAAATTTCTTCACTAGAAAGGGAGCTGTTCTAACTGCTCTTGAGTCCTGTGTGTTACCTACACAATTCAGTGGCTGCCTGCCTTGGCTTGTTTTTCtaaaagtaggattttttttccccctgatcaACTACACTCTCCTGCGTGGTCACCACCAAAGGAAGAAAGCTAGTTTCCTCCATAGAAAGATAAAAGCTGAATCCTTGATTTTGGTCTCTCCACATACTAACAGACTCATCAGCTAGACAAAGaatgtataaattataaatggatgggcatggtagtacacgcctataatcccagagactctggaggatgaggcaagaggatcacaagtttgaggccagcctgagtgaCTCAGGGAGATCTTGaagcaaagtaaaaagggctggaaatgtaacttagtagtaaagtacccctaggttcaatccccaataccaaaaaaaaaaaaaaaattataaatgataacACTAGCCATAATAGAATTCTCTTTTCTAAGAGGTTACAATCTTTTGTAATTTATCTCTACCCTAAAGATTATAGCAAAGCATATGGTTCCTTGGGAAATTTTGAAATTGTGGATTCTATGTAAACCATAAGATTTATAATTCTTACATTTTCAGAAACCCAACTCTATTAGGTTAATAATTTGGCCTACAAACTTGATCATCTATATCCTAATAATTAAATATtgccaagattttttttattatttgagagtGATATACTGAGTCTTTCCTTAAGTATGAAAATTTGGTTTTAGGAGTTGACTATTAAAAAGAGCCAAATATGCACCAGAGTTTGTGTGTAaaggttttcttttgttctcatcACAGTGGTAATGAATTTATTTCAACACCCAGGAAGGACATACAAGCACGATTCAGACTCTCTTGTCCTTGGGTGCTGATATCAACTCTAAAGATGAAAGAAATCGATCAGGTATTAAATGTAAACAGTCCACCTACTTTTATATTAAAAGCATTAGTTTGGGGTTTGGGGGTGGTGTGACtatgtatagctcagtggtaaagcacttgcctaacagacacaggccctgggtttgatcctcataacCACATaggtaatacaaaaaaaaagaccacacatacacatacacacacacacacacacacacacacacactggttttaatatttttcttccagtaacttttcctcaaaataaattttcttttgcttgcAAAATTATAAACCTATTGCTATTATCATGACAATGATGATGACCACTGCTCATTACCACTGCCCTTTTTACTGTTACTTTAAACCACAGCAATATGTGCCATCAAAGCACTTTGTATCTAATTCATGAGGACACCTGCTGTTGAGGTGGACAAGAGCAAGGTCTCAGAAATATATTCTTAAAGccaattctcttttttctttttggtgctgggaattggtGCCTCTGTGTGCTAGGTATTTGCTGAGGTGCATGGCAGGTACcataagctacatccccaatcccacTCAGAGCTTTAAGTTTAAGCTTGGACTTTAGAATTAAACCCTCTAAGTAGTATTCAATGAGCCAAAGGCCATCCTGTAACGGTTTACTGAGATCTTTATGCTTCAGAGACTTGCAGATGATAGATTCTGGCTCCAGGGGTGGAAAGGCAGCTATGCAGGCTAGCTCCTGAAGATTAGGCACAGAAGCAATGAAGCTCTTAGACTCTCAGCACACCTGAAGGGAATATTGgccaacatgttttctttttgtcatgtGGTACTTATTCATGGTGATTTTTACTTagaaaaagaattcaataaaACATTGAGAAAAATTTCCATGCCATTGAGACTGCCTTTGAATGGCACACAGGAGTGAAGATGAGGAGGATCAGTCTCCTATTTCTCATTAATTTATTCCATTGCTTTAGAAAAGGTTCTTTAAGTCCTCTCTAACTGGTTTTGTtatctttaaataaatcttttggcagggtgcagtggcacatgcctgtaatcctagcaccttgggaggctgaggcaggaggatcaggagttaaAAGCTAGCCTCATCAATTTCGAGgttcaaagcaactcagtgagaccctgtctctaaataaaatacaaaaaagggctgggatgtggcacagtggttgagtgcctctgaattcaacccaTGGTAttccccacctccaaaaaaaaatcttttaacccaatcaggttaaaaaaaaatactgcaagtCATGGGTATGgatgaaaagtataaaatacgAATTGTTGAATGAACCAAAATTTTTGTTGGGTACAGTTGACTTATGAGGTCAGCATTGCTGTAGGGGGTCAAGTTCTAAATCCATGTCATTTTGTCTCCCCTCAGCCCTGCATCTGGCCTGTGCAGGTCAGCACTTGGTTTGTGCGGAGTTTCTCTTGCAGTCGGGACTGAAGGATTCTGCTGACATAACAGGAACCCTGGCCCAGCAGCTCACGAAGACCGCAGGTGTCCTTCAGGGCTTTGACCACAGTGAGGTGGCATAAGGATGTTTCTTAAAGGAGACAATAAAGTATATGATAATTGATATCCTGCTTCTTAAGTCATTAACAGACTCATTGAAAGTGTTCAGTAGctgatgttttcttctcttcctgccttccctcGGCATGTTCCTCTCTTGCTGAGGACTTCCTGGATGGCTAGGAGTCTGCGTTCCGGACTCCATGACTGACATGTTgtgcaatccccagcacagtTACAAACTTTTCATagtccacatttctttttttttttttttttttaagagagagtgagagaggagagagagagagagagaatttttaatatttattttttagttctcagcggacacaacatctttgttggtatgtggtgctgagaatcgaacctgggccacacgcatgccaggcacattcccagccccacatttcttgtttttctatccTTAAAGTAGAAGTTGCTAATGTCTATTAAGTCAGTCTCTGAAATGCTTAGAGAAGCATATAACATGCATGAATGTAACATATACACTGTTATGAAGTGTATTATGATAAATACTATATGGTAAAGCAATGATAACATCAATTGCTATTAGCTTGAGCCATAAAACATAATTGGCCTATTCAACTTCTTCCTTCATAAACTTTTACTTGGCCATTACAATGATCCGACTTTGGCTTCTTAGGAAATGCTTATTATGTGTTTAAACAGACACAAAGAATTAATGAAAACTTTTCTAAATACCGCTAGTTAGAATATAAAGTTTTAATCTGTATAACATTTTTTGTAACTTTATaactttctatttgtttaaataGACAAATTCTTGTTCCCCTTCAAGTAATAAATACACCTAGAAAATacaattaagggctggggatgtggctcaagtggtagcacgctcgcctggcatgcgtgcaggccggggttcaatcctcagcaccacatacaaacaaaagatgttgtgtctgccgaaaactaaaaaaaaaaaaaaatgaatattaaaaaattctctctctctctctctctctaaatatatacatatatatatatatatatatatatatatatatatgtatataattaagaTGTTTCCAAAAATTTCCATTAACCTGAGTTGAAGAATGAGGttttattcttaaaacatatAGGTTTTTGTGTCTCCTTTCATAAGCCCAGGGAAGTCTCTGATTGTTGATGAGTGATATACTtgtatcactttaaaaaatattgtagcTGATTAGCATGAATTCTCAGGcattcagattatttttctttttgttttcttttgttttcccctttcctttttcttttttggtcattTTCTCTGAATTGCAAAGAATAATTATCAAtccaaaatagacttttaaaaaatggtgtgcATCAATTATGAGGAAGATTTAATCATCTTATTTAGTACAATTCATTTATTATACACCCACCTTATTCTCAGCATTGTGCTTGTCTTGGTAAATAGCAAGAACTTCCAGTTCCTCTTAACTATTCCCAGATAGTATTGGTGAATTCCTATCCCTGACTGTCAAATAAATGTTCTAATAGAAACACAGTCCTCTAAATCACACACTTTGCAGATGTGCTGATTTGAGATCCCAGTGCCAATTTTCCTGTTGCTTCAGAGATATCTTTGTGTCAGTGCCCTTTAATATCTTTGGTCTGAAGATGATCCTAAGTGTGGCTATTCCATATGTGACATAGGGTCCACAACCCAGCCAGTGCTGGcctgtcttcccttccctctaGTGCCCACACAGAACAGCATCTTATTTGCAGCTCTCACATGCACAGTCACCTACCATTTGTCCCTTTGCTTCTGCCAGTACAAACTggccagtactagggattgaactcaggggcacttgaccactgaatcacattccgaaccctattttttattttatttagagacagggtctcactgaattgcttagcacctcacttttgctgaggctggctttgaactcatgatcctcctgcctcagcctcccaagccactggcttACAGAcgggcaccaccacacctggctctggcCAGTGATTTtaacacatcattttttttttttttaaagagagagtgagagagagagagacaattttaacatttatttattttttcttatttctcggcagacacaacatcttcgtttgtatgtggtgctgaggatcgaacccgggccgcacgcacgctaggcgagcgcgctaccgcttgagccacacgcacgctaggcgagcgcgctaccgcttgagccacatccccagcccttaacacATCATGTTACACTTTTGTTTCCCCAGTAGTTCTAGTTTCTTTATACCTTTTTGATATAAACTTTACTACCACTAGTGTAACAACTCAACAGCTGGAGATGACATTAATTGTAATAACAATGTTTATTATAGCAAAGAGAGCAGTAATAATAGATGATAACAATGTATTTctgtaataataatatattaaggaTGCTAAttgcaataataatgataattaatagTATTCCCTCACTCCCTAATTATAGTTTCTATATTCATTTCCTTTAAGTCTTTACCTAAAAGTTAACTTAAGGCTTCTTATCTCAAATTTCATTCCTGTCTTCAACACTTAATATCGTCTTCCCCTAGTTTTCTCCTTAGCATCCACACCTAGCAAATATACCATgtaatttcagttatttattttgtttattgtctaCCATTGGTATATAAGCACCTTGGATGGGAATTTTTGTTGTCTTTGTTAACTATATAACTATGGggcctataaaaataaaatattaagttaaaatgttagtatattttaatatatggttAATGAAGGATGATAGTAACAATCTGTGTTATTGAGAGCTTACTATGTGTTAGATTCTGTGCTAAGCATCCTACCCAAATTGTCTCCCTTTGTTCTCTGGTTCTTGTGCCTGCATACAGCATCTTCTAGTTATCAGTGCATCTGAAACATCTGTCTCATACACTCCTTTGAAGAAGAGTCTACCCTTGATACCCTGGACTCTCAGATTCCACACAGCCCCTTGCAGTCTGGCTTCCTTACTTCCACTCTGTGCAAATTATTCCTGGTGAGGACACCAGGGACGTTCTACCTGCCAAAGCAAGTAATGAATTTTCAGCCCTTATGTTATGATCCTTTCCAGTAATCAAGTGGAGTTCCAATCATCAGTGCTTTCTGTCTTCTAGATTCTTGCCACTTGTGACAACTCACTCCGGgatttttctttctggttcttctttctctgtctccttcgTGAGCTCCTCTGTTAGAGCCTGTCCCATAATTGCTGATATGCTCCAGCGTCTCTTCCCAGCTTCTCTTCCCTG
The sequence above is drawn from the Urocitellus parryii isolate mUroPar1 chromosome 9, mUroPar1.hap1, whole genome shotgun sequence genome and encodes:
- the Ankrd16 gene encoding ankyrin repeat domain-containing protein 16 isoform X3; the encoded protein is MMACTRKNLEVIQDLVEHGANPLLKNKDGWNSFHIASREGDPLILQYLLTVCPDAWKTESKIRRTPLHTAAMHGCLEAVKVLLERCQYEPDCKDSCGVTPFMDAIQCGHIDIARLLLKKHEACFSAEDSLGSQALHRAAVTGQDEAIRFLVSDLGVDVDTRATTTHLTALLFAAKEGHTSTIQTLLSLGADINSKDERNRSALHLACAGQHLVCAEFLLQSGLKDSADITGTLAQQLTKTAGVLQGFDHSEVA